Proteins from a single region of Cyanobacteriota bacterium:
- a CDS encoding DnaJ domain-containing protein — protein MSATDFKDYYAILGVSRTADSEEIKKAYRRLARKYHPDLNPGDRKAEAMFKDINEAYEVLSDTDKRRKYDQFGQYWKQVGQGNPWSGGSSASNFDTVEFGRYASFEEFVNELLGRFSTGTAGYGQQTSRSQRTTGSPFGFNQTTGFSTQPGTDYESTIKLTFREAFHGVQKRLTVGMETIDVRIPAGAKPGSRIRVRGKGQMGSYGERGDLYLNVELQPHSFFRFDGDNLTCEVPITPDEAVLGARIDVPTPDGMVTMSVPPGIRSGQSLRLRGKGWPNPKGGRGDQLVQVVIVPPKELTAIEREYYEKIRAQRTTDPRSHLKQMTL, from the coding sequence ATGTCAGCAACAGACTTCAAAGACTATTACGCCATTTTGGGGGTAAGCCGTACTGCTGATAGTGAGGAAATTAAGAAGGCTTATCGTCGATTGGCACGCAAATATCACCCGGACTTGAACCCGGGCGATCGTAAAGCGGAAGCGATGTTCAAAGACATCAATGAAGCCTATGAAGTCCTGTCCGATACTGACAAACGTCGCAAATACGACCAATTTGGTCAGTACTGGAAACAGGTGGGGCAGGGAAATCCTTGGTCTGGCGGTAGCTCTGCTTCCAACTTTGACACGGTTGAGTTTGGACGATATGCCAGTTTTGAAGAATTTGTAAATGAGCTATTAGGGAGATTCTCAACGGGAACTGCTGGCTATGGTCAGCAAACTAGTCGCAGCCAGCGCACCACTGGTAGCCCTTTCGGGTTTAACCAAACTACTGGATTTAGTACCCAGCCTGGAACTGACTATGAATCCACCATTAAGCTCACCTTTAGGGAAGCCTTTCATGGGGTGCAAAAGCGGCTGACGGTTGGTATGGAGACAATTGATGTGCGCATTCCTGCTGGGGCTAAACCTGGTAGCCGCATCCGAGTGCGCGGCAAAGGCCAGATGGGTTCCTATGGTGAGCGGGGAGATCTGTACCTCAATGTGGAGCTACAGCCCCATAGCTTTTTCCGCTTTGATGGAGACAACTTGACCTGTGAAGTGCCCATTACCCCCGATGAAGCTGTGTTGGGTGCTCGGATTGACGTACCTACCCCAGACGGTATGGTAACTATGAGTGTGCCACCAGGAATTCGCTCTGGACAGTCGCTGCGACTTCGGGGCAAAGGATGGCCTAACCCCAAAGGTGGACGGGGTGACCAATTGGTGCAGGTCGTGATTGTGCCGCCTAAGGAGTTAACAGCGATAGAGCGGGAATATTACGAGAAGATTCGTGCTCAGCGCACGACTGACCCCCGGAGCCATCTGAAACAAATGACGCTGTAG
- the argS gene encoding arginine--tRNA ligase has protein sequence MTATIAVLKARLEAALVNAFGIELAGTDPLLAPTNNPKFGDYQANVAMSLAKRLGMAPRAIAEAIVQQLEIADLCSPPEIAGPGFINFRLLPDYLASQLQAMHSDPRLGVEMTAKPQRIIVDFSSPNIAKEMHVGHLRSTIIGDCIARILEFYGHDVLRLNHVGDWGTQFGMLIAYLREVYPDALTTYEALDLGDLVAFYRQAKQRFDADADFQAVARQAVVSLQSGDPDSRRAWQLLCEQSRREFQHIYDRLDIRLTERGESFYNPFLPDVLTDLAAAGLLVEDNGAQCVFLEGFTNKEGKPLPLIVQKSDGGYNYATTDLAAIRYRITQDLAERIIYVTDAGQANHFAQVFQVARRAGWVPDGVTLTHVPFGLVLGEDGKRLKTRSGETVRLKDLLDEAVERARRDLEARLQAEQRQESPDFIDQVAQVVGIGAVKYADLSQNRNSDYIFSYDRMLALQGNTAPYLLYAYVRIQGISRKGGVELSPLDGSATTALASVQFQLAEETELALTKRLLQFKEVLVEVEADWLPNRLCQYLFELSQTFNQFYDRCPVLSADEPLRTSRLALCDLTARTLKLGLSLLGIPTLERM, from the coding sequence ATGACGGCTACGATCGCTGTATTAAAAGCCCGGTTAGAAGCAGCCTTGGTCAATGCCTTTGGAATTGAGCTAGCCGGAACGGATCCGCTGCTGGCACCTACCAATAATCCCAAGTTTGGAGATTACCAAGCAAATGTTGCTATGTCCCTGGCAAAGCGGCTGGGTATGGCACCTAGGGCAATTGCTGAGGCGATCGTGCAGCAACTAGAGATAGCTGACCTATGCAGTCCGCCAGAGATTGCTGGCCCTGGTTTCATTAATTTTCGCTTACTCCCCGATTACTTGGCATCTCAACTTCAGGCTATGCATAGTGATCCACGCTTAGGCGTAGAGATGACTGCAAAGCCGCAGCGTATTATTGTTGATTTTTCCAGCCCTAATATTGCCAAAGAGATGCATGTAGGTCATCTTCGCTCCACCATTATTGGAGATTGCATCGCCCGGATCCTAGAGTTTTATGGGCATGATGTCCTGCGTCTTAACCATGTAGGCGATTGGGGAACCCAGTTTGGCATGTTAATTGCCTACTTGCGAGAAGTCTATCCTGATGCACTAACCACCTATGAGGCGCTGGATTTGGGAGATTTAGTGGCATTTTATCGACAGGCTAAACAACGCTTCGATGCTGACGCAGACTTTCAGGCTGTAGCTCGGCAAGCAGTCGTCAGTTTGCAGTCTGGTGATCCTGATAGTCGCAGGGCATGGCAATTACTATGTGAGCAGTCGCGGCGAGAATTTCAGCACATCTACGATCGCTTGGATATTCGCCTCACCGAGAGAGGAGAGTCCTTCTACAATCCATTTCTACCTGATGTATTGACCGACTTAGCAGCAGCAGGGTTACTAGTGGAAGATAATGGTGCTCAATGTGTGTTTTTAGAAGGCTTTACTAACAAAGAAGGCAAGCCCTTACCGCTGATTGTGCAGAAATCTGATGGCGGCTACAACTACGCCACAACGGATCTAGCGGCCATTCGCTATCGCATCACCCAGGATTTGGCCGAGCGCATTATTTATGTCACGGATGCAGGGCAAGCTAACCACTTTGCTCAGGTGTTTCAGGTCGCTAGGCGAGCAGGCTGGGTGCCCGATGGGGTAACGTTAACCCATGTACCCTTTGGTTTGGTGCTGGGGGAGGATGGCAAAAGGCTGAAGACCCGCTCTGGAGAGACTGTGCGGCTTAAGGATTTGCTGGATGAAGCGGTAGAGCGCGCCCGTAGGGATCTAGAAGCCCGCCTGCAAGCGGAGCAGCGGCAAGAGTCGCCTGATTTTATAGATCAGGTGGCCCAAGTTGTGGGCATTGGGGCTGTTAAGTATGCTGACCTGAGTCAAAACCGTAATAGCGATTACATTTTTAGCTATGACAGGATGCTGGCTTTGCAGGGCAATACGGCTCCGTATTTGCTTTATGCCTATGTCCGTATTCAGGGGATTAGTCGCAAGGGTGGGGTTGAGCTTTCTCCGCTCGATGGGTCGGCAACTACGGCTCTAGCAAGTGTGCAGTTCCAACTTGCTGAAGAGACAGAGCTAGCTTTAACTAAACGACTGTTGCAATTTAAGGAAGTGCTAGTCGAGGTAGAGGCCGATTGGTTACCTAACCGCCTGTGTCAGTATTTGTTTGAGCTGAGCCAAACCTTTAACCAATTTTACGATCGCTGCCCAGTGCTCTCTGCCGATGAACCGTTGCGAACATCTCGCCTAGCCCTGTGTGACCTTACTGCCCGTACTCTCAAGCTAGGGCTAAGCCTACTGGGAATCCCCACCCTAGAACGCATGTAG
- a CDS encoding glycosyltransferase family 2 protein, producing the protein MTEVPLFSIVIPTYNRPKSLAECLTALTQLDYPHDRLEVIVVDDGSTMSLEPVVNPFRDSLTIALITQTNQGPATARNTGASHAQGAYLAFTDDDCRPAPDWLTNFAVQFAKTPTALLGGHSLNALPSNLYSTASQTLIDYIYWYYNISSNRPTFFASNNMALPTLLFHEVGGFNTTFPLAAGEDREFCHRWLHAGYPMQYVPTARIHHAHQLSLKTYWKQHFNYGRGAYHFHCIRAQRDASPMRVEPLSFYINLLTFPFSQLLKQPPILISLLLVVSQVAGVLGFVWEHRNQLASAA; encoded by the coding sequence ATGACAGAGGTACCTCTTTTTTCCATTGTCATCCCCACCTATAATCGCCCTAAGTCCTTAGCAGAGTGTTTAACAGCCTTAACTCAGTTGGACTATCCCCACGATCGCCTAGAGGTGATTGTTGTTGATGATGGCAGCACTATGTCACTAGAACCAGTAGTTAACCCCTTTCGTGACTCATTAACTATTGCGTTGATTACCCAAACTAACCAAGGGCCTGCTACTGCCCGCAACACAGGTGCGAGCCATGCTCAAGGAGCCTATCTAGCCTTTACAGACGATGACTGCCGACCAGCACCAGACTGGTTAACCAACTTTGCCGTGCAGTTTGCAAAAACACCAACAGCACTCTTAGGTGGTCACTCTCTCAATGCGTTGCCCAGCAACCTCTATTCCACAGCCAGTCAGACATTAATTGACTATATCTATTGGTATTACAACATTAGTTCCAATCGCCCAACGTTCTTTGCCTCGAACAATATGGCATTGCCAACCTTGTTATTTCACGAGGTGGGTGGATTCAACACCACGTTTCCGTTGGCAGCCGGGGAAGACCGAGAATTTTGCCATCGTTGGTTACATGCTGGTTATCCCATGCAGTATGTCCCCACTGCCCGCATTCACCATGCCCATCAACTTTCCCTCAAAACCTACTGGAAACAACACTTTAACTATGGACGGGGAGCCTACCATTTCCACTGCATTCGTGCTCAACGGGATGCTAGCCCTATGCGAGTTGAGCCGCTCTCGTTCTACATCAACTTGCTGACGTTCCCATTTTCTCAACTGCTGAAACAGCCTCCAATACTGATTTCTCTGTTGCTGGTAGTGTCTCAAGTTGCTGGGGTATTGGGTTTCGTTTGGGAACACCGGAACCAACTAGCATCTGCTGCATGA